The genomic interval ccgtcatatcccctgaaataagcccagcattataaatcatggtgcgtgtctttaatgtcgttctcacttctctatccacccatggcttctggttagggaagcttcggatctttacagttgggatgatggaatcagttagcatattgatgtaactcaatgatacttcagTAAACTCATTtgtgtcagcagagttcgtcttgaacatgccaagtttcgtgaaattcTGTACAtctagtgactgtacacccatcagcttgtagatggtggtgtttaGTGAAGGGTTGCCGGTAGGTGATGGTGACGCACagtactcactcactctcacacacacaggcaccattacccccacacacacacacacacttatatacacagcATGAGTTGCAAGAGTAGAGGATAGAGACAAATTGACCTGATCTATTTCTACGGAGAGAATGTGCTGGACTGAGCACCGgttatattttgtaccactatgcgATACATCtacttatcttttttttttctttcattatgATAAAACATACTATAACTAATGAATACATGATCATTTTGGGAATAATTTACACAATTAAAtcttgttttaacaatataGGCCAGTCAGTCTAGcccaaaaagacaaaacatttGCAAAAGAAATGTCTCAGTTTTTATTTGTCCTAATACCCTCCTGAATCATATACTAAAAGTCTACCGCCATAGATGGAGtggaacatattttttttcgAGATTAAAGGCCAAAGTTCTGCCCAACACTctaagggccctatcatgacagtctaaagcgcatggtcactagtcaaaagcttattcatatttagtaggatgtccagtccacatttaGAGCGTTCCTAGGTTTCTGGCTACTTTTTAGGTGACCAATGCAAAACTGGGAAACGGtttattatcaaggctttgaatgtttctgtgtgtgcattggggtgtctgtagatcggtgtgcatagcattaattcctgcaggcgcccctgtggccatgcatgcccccttaaaatagcatctgaatttgcgccactgacttttGACCCTGGTCTGTGGCAGagttgttttctgaaactgcaacaTATAAACAGAGAACATTTGCGCCGAAACACACCTcctcttttcgctgaaccgCCCCCGTGGGCGCAATTGCATTTCATAATTTAGCAACGTGtgcctgtggagggaaaattctaATATGCGTTgaatgcaaaataggaaagacacaAGCGccagtatacaaagtcaattgcgcttgAGTGCATGATAGGGGCCCTAAAGTTCAAGGGCAAATGGGGtgacccttctctcctctcacacggAAACACACTGACGAAGGCCATCAGGCCGAAACGTTTGTCAATTAACCCCTGTGCTAAAATGGATTAAAAGCAAgaaaagatttttggagtgcgaccATTGGTCATATTATAGGAAACAAGTGTAGAAACACTTCTATAtgagttttttttaatgttatattttgaGAACCGCATGTTTGCTGATGTTGCCGCGTGATCTTCCCCTCAaataaagtacagatactcaaaaatcatacttaagtacagtaatcaagtaaatgtactaaTTTTTCTATTATACAAAATGTTTTACGGGTAAGgccgcacatccaaataagtgcccttcatgacccacaggccgttagtctccataggttaacacggcaaaactcgacccccctacctgatagccccaaatatattaacatctttctaaaactgcttttccatgcctcacctgcataaaatatagtataaacacagctatgtgtgcatttacttaGAATACATGGAGTTTATTGCCTGctcgggacgaatgaaacaatcaTCCCTAGACATTCAgcataggctgttttgcatccattacaaacaaacatgcaatgtgaaagtctgggattggggagagcacttcaTAGTCTACTGAATAGGcctaagcatgaagttgaacctttagatgaaaaacactctttaataataaaaaataaataaactgctaatgaagtttatttttgacCATCGAATATAttgcctgtaactccgtgataaaagGGCGtaacaggaaagtatttggctgagcaacggaggttaatatgttctttgttttgtccaaatgatgtctgtctatcgtCGTTGCACTCGTAGGAAACTGGAATGTTTAATTCGTCCCTGTTTCAATCGTCGCGGTTGTTCTataacctaggcctactttggagcggtcgttctctctgcAACTAGTTTTGAtagacatgtcaagatgaaATGTCGATTAAAatcaatattatattttaactttattctcgaaaagtttaatgtcgacatgttgagtttaatctcgtcatggcaaaaatatgtttttcttcatgtgtggccctaatactccgtcgtaacCTACACCACAGTCAAGTAGTTGGGTAACAAAAGTGAACTGTGTGATATTTACGATTGAAGGTGTGCTGTAATCAAGTCAAGGTCATACTCTGAGTTTATAACCTATTGTTGTTCATTTACAAGAGGCCTACTTCAAATAAATTCCAGACAGATAGTTCTCTGTTAACATATGTCGTACAGAAATATATCTGATTCTTAATTCTTTCTGTATCTCTTTATCAGGGAGAATTTGAAGGCGAGTATTGCCGTATTACACAGGAGGAAGTTAAAGCAGTTTTAAACCTTCCCTCTTCAGTTTCCTTTCCATTTGGAGGTTAGTATTCTGACGAGGGTTTCTGAGTGAATGCAGAATTCTCACTAAATTAACTAGAAAATGTCATTCTTAGGAaggaattaccattgcatgtaaatgcaaaaaggcTGCTGTGTAAAACATTgtattagtaaaaaaaaaatcaaattacTTAGTATGATTATTGAGATTACATAGACCTACAGTATTGtaggcagccatggcctactggttagcacttcggacctgtaaccggagggttgctggttcgaaccccaaccagtaggcacggctgaagtgcccttgagcacagcacctaacccctcactgctccccgagcgctgctgttgaagcaggcagctcactgcgccgggattagtgtgtgcttctcctcagtgtacactgtgtgctgtgtgtcgtttctacaaccaacccaaaagggcaaaGTCATGTTACcctgctgctcatccagctatgcacttattcttactgtactctaccgtttttaaattgtcctaaaattgttgagagaattgctttaaaacttaaactgtttactgcGAACACTATTACAAGACAAGATGTAGGAGTGGTTGAATGAGGTCAAACGGTTTCAGTCGCATTAAATGTCAATTTTCGTcggaagaagaaaaataattattattataagaaGAAAGACAGTGATAACTGTCCAAATACTGAGTTcaaacattgtttattattttataataagACAGCTGGTATGTGGCACCGacaacagtacagtacagtttttaacttgtttttttctcttctaaTTATTGAACCTTTCTCTCTGGCCAGGTTGTGTTCCTTGGCCATGTAATTTTTTTCTAGGAGTAACTCCAGACATTTGCCAACATTATGTTCAGCGTCCACAAAATGTGGTCATTGAGTTCCTGCCCAATCCTGATCCCAAACACGAAACTGCCATTATATCATGGAACCCCAGTAAATACGGTAACACTGCTATTATATTATGGAGCCCCAGTAAATATGGTAATTCCAGAGCATGTTGAACTCacatgtttttctgttttgaaTGGAATAATGTGGATTAGAATAGGATTGTTATGTGAAAGCACTATTAGATCTAGATTGGTACAGGTGACAAACAGTGCTCCAAGTCTGTTGGGTAGCACAAACGTGAGTTATATATTGGCCTCTATATGTGGGTTTGGTAAAAAGGAAACCATGATATGATGAATGATTTGAGGATACAGGTTTCTCATGAATGTTTTAATTGATATGTGgttaatgtgtgtttttgttgttcagGAATTGCCTTCCTGCGAGGATTTCAGGTTTCTCTGCATGCCTTGGGTGGGGCTCAGGTGGCGTGTCAGCTTTTCCTGGTGCAGCAAAACCAGTCCTTAACACCATCCCATTCCCAAAGGGTACAAGTAGAGCTACTCTGTTAGTCTTTTGCTTGGTATGTAATTTGATTTTCAATCAACACAAGTTTTTTTCTTCCTAGGTTTATTACTCGGACCCCTTCCCCATTTTGACTCTTGACACTCAGTATGCAGTGACGGTAATGGCATTGCCCGTGCCTGAGGAGTGGGACGAATTTTACCAGAAGCGTCTGTTCAGCACACGCAGTAAGTCTGAGCTAGTGACCCAAAGTCTTTAATGGCCATAGCACATCAAAACACTATAACTTTCCCCTTTTCACAACGGGTTACTTACAGTCAGCTTAACCAGTCACTCGTAAGTCATGGTCTGCCGAAATAAAATGTGGTAAAATTTTTTAgcatggccccagctgtggcgcaactgactggggcacctgcaccttacgccggcgacccgggtccgattcctgccccgtggtcctttccggatccaaccccttctctctctcccattcgcttcctgtcactctccactgtcctgtcaaaagcccaaaaaatatacttaaaaaaaaaaaagaatgagcaTAATGAACTTACTTTCGTCTCTGTAATTTTACAGCTTGCCCTGAGAAAAATGGACTAGCAAAATGCAAAAAAGGTGAGTAACCGCACATTTGTAGTATAACCACATTCTAACAGAATCATTTAATAAGTAATGTGATCTATAATGTtatcatacatacatataaaaatacatacacattttTTTATATGTCATTCTAGCTTATTTTACACAAATCTACAGCATTTGTAGCAGTGGGGGAGTGGTATTTTATTGAGACAGATATTCAGTGTTCGACCCACTGTTTACTTTGTTTCCACAGACTGGTATCCAACATACATCGTTATAGAGCAAAATGGTCATGACGTTAATGTAACCTTCAACCTTGCACCCCCAAATCTACAGTTGAATCAATATTTTTCATCGTGCTATGGTGGGGGTCAAAGAACATACACAACATTACAACCAGTAAGTAGGTTTTGCCTCAAATCAGAACAATGTGTAGTTTATGTCCCAGCTGGAAGTATGACACTGTTGTTTTTCAGGACATCAAAAAGaaccacacacacttcacataccGATTGCCCCGATTACTTTACTCTGGAGTAAATTACACTTGTGAGGTGAGCCAAATTAATAATgatttattatgtattattattcatAATTATAATACATTAATAATATTGATAGAAATGATGACATAATTGCactattaatttaattaatggATTAGAATACTCTTATGTTTTTGGTGAAATAGATAGCATTATGCACTATTTTATTGTATTGaccaatgttttgtttttctgctttGTTCTTTTCTAACTATCAAAACAGATAGCAGTTGATGTGGTAGATGCCGTCAGGAAAAAGTTTTATGTTGAGATATCGCCAAGAGAGGGTAGGCTTTGATGTGACTTAATCTTTATAGTAAGTGGTGTTTGAGTGACTATGTAAGTCTACTGTTTAACAAAGTTGAAGGCATAGCCatgagctgggctagcgtgcagtagcctgaaagttgtcggttcaattcccggcttccaccgttgtgcccttgagcaaagcccTTAatcccaagttgctccggggacaatgtaatcccttgtaatatagttgtcattttggacaacagtgtctgctaaattaataaatgtaatgtaaatgcaTATCAGTACTAGCTGGAATAATACAAACCCACAATATAAATGGAGATGTCTCAATCACCACAGACATTTGTGGAATATTGAGTCCATTGCATTATGTCCTTCCATAGATCCCTCTCAATTACTTCCAGAGATTAACCCCCTCACCTCCCTGATTCCTCTTGGCATCATCCTGGCCGTTACTCTGGCCACCCTCCTTGCAGTTATGTGCAAGAGAAAACGGGACAAACTAACCAAGAAGTACGCCACTCCAGGTGGGAAGTGTGTGAAGTATGCCACTCcaggtgggaagtgtgtgtgtgtggagtggtggTGGATGTTCGTGTGGGAACACTTGACACTAGCTTAAAAGTAAAACACATTCTAAAGCACATTCAGACATGTAATTTGCAAGCTGATAATTGTAttcttttaatattttttaaaatctcaTGAATTGTTTCATGTTTCAGTGAATGCTTGTCCAGACATTTATCAGCAATTCCTAGTCAAACCAGAGGAACCGTGTGTGGCTGTGACCACTCCAgtccagaactctatgccccCCAGCCTGCTGATAGTCTATTCAGGCACTGATGGTCCCGCTCATGTTCGGGTTGTCCTGCATCTTGCGGCTTTCCTGCAGAGGCATATGGCAATTAAGGTAGTACTTAAGGCAGTATTTTTTCTAGCCCTATCTGTTGTTGGTTATTTTGAACTGAAATTCACATCTCCTCTCTGGTCAGGTTTTTCTGGATCTGTGGGAATCTCTCAGTCTGATGGAGGAGGGTGTGCTGGGATGGTACTGCAAGAAGATCGTGGAGAGTGACTATGTGCTGGTCATCTGCTCTCCGGGCCTCCATCTGAGACCACAGGAGAAAAAAGACGTCCCAGAGGAAGAAGACCCTCCAGATCAAAACATGTCCTCAGCCATCGTAGCTATGATTGGTGAGGAGCTCTGCCGTACAAAAGCCAGGGGCCAAGACCTGTCCAGATACATGACTGCGATGTTTGACTACTCTAAGGAGACGGACATGCCTGTGGTTTTTAGCCTTGCCTCCCACTACAATCTCACCACAGACTTGCCGCTGCTCTTCTCCCACCTCCATGGGCTGGCCCTGCAGCAGCCTGGGGCCTGCCTGCGGATAGAGCACATCTCTGAGGACTACTCCAGACTGCCTGCTGGGGAAGCGCTACAGAGAGCCATCCTGGAGGCTACGTCTGAGCTCAGTGAACAGCAGGAATGTGAAGATGAGAAAGGACCCGcaattaccaccaccaccacacatggATTCATTTCATGATTTTGAATGTGTATACATGGACTCTGTGATGGAGCACAATAACGAGGTCTAAAAGCAACGTTGTCAAAGATACGGCTTGGGAGCCAGGTCCGGCCCACCAGCCGGAATAGATATTCGActatgtagtatagtatagtatagtatagtatagtatagtatatttacttttttgatcccgtgagggaaatttggtctctgcatttaacccaatcggggaattagtgaaacacaaacagcacacagtgtacacacagtgaggtgaaacacacactaatcccagcgcagtgagctgcctgctacaacggcggcgctcgggtagcagtgaggggttaggtgccttgcttaagggcacttcaggcgcggcccactggtcggggcttaaaccggcaaccctctggttacaagtccagagtgctaaccagtgggccacggctgcccactatGTGTGATAAGCGTAATCTTTATGAAATGCTAAAGCAAATAAGCCTAgtacaaaaacaggaaggaaaaTCGGGAGAAATTGACTGAGCATGAAGCTCTTTTACAACAATGCCCTGAGTTTAcaaaacatacaacaacaaTCAAAATAACACCACAAGAACAATAAAAAAGATACAAaccctaataaaaaaaaaaaaaaaagaaaagaggggaaatatgtatgtatcaataaaatcaaaataataataataataataataataataataataataataataaaggtcTAAATGCAGAAAAAGGAAACATTTTGCTGCACCAACAATTTCATTATGTTGGCGTAGCCATATAGTCTCCATGCtggtgaaaaaagagagaccgACATGGAGGGTATTTCAAAAAAGAGCAGAAACAGCAGCACACGATAAACCTATTTGtcttgtttgctcataagtggGTGTAGTTAAGAAGTTTATTATCTATCAACAACCTAaaacccatgcagaaaaattaTAATGACCTTGACAATGGTGGCCCTCACAAGGTCTCATTCTAACAAATCCGGCCTACTGTCTAATATTGGACACCCCTGTTGAAAAGAATACATGTTATGAATGCAGTCTGGCAATAAATTAATTGAACTGGGAAAGAACTGGATGGAAAGAACACTCTGGCAGCACCAGTCTTAACCAGCcaaccccccccaacccccttgAACAAGCATGTTATTTAATAAGCAGAACACTTTTTTCCTTTGCACTTTTAATGTAACACTGTAGTGGCTTTTTGAAATGCCTGTTTATGCCATACTTACCATTGCAGCCACTAAAAGGTAGACATAACAGTTGCTGTGATGGCCGCCATGTATTGAACCTCAACAGCTGTTTTAATAGGCTGTCTGAAAGACTTGACGAAttataaaatgtaatttgtaaatATAAATTGTATAAAGTAAACTTTTTGTTGCTGGTACATTGTTGTTATTGAACCAAGTCTTCTCATACTACAAAATAAGCTTACTCTGAGTCTGGTCACACTTCTTTTTATTGATTGGACTGATTATGATTATGAACATTATATTGATTTGAAATTTTGTAGAACattagactttccaaaattagATGTGTCCATATGTGTTGCCTCTGTTAACATTAGTTGTGAAGATTGTGAAAATATGTTCAGTCTAGTCTGCATGTATATCATTTATACATCAACTGTGAATAAAGGACACATTATATGGCTGCTGTCAAAGTGTCTAGAAGTGACACGGGTGCTTTTTCCCCCTGGAAAACATGATGGCTCATTTCCCTCTTAGTTTTTAGGTGTTGTACTAATTTAGGCTGTATTTGGTTGTCTTCAGTACCCTAGGCTGTTTTACAATGCTATAGTTAATTCACTGGCAATATTATTTCTGTCAGATGTGGTGTGGTGGAGACTGTGGCTGTTTGGATCAAGGACAGGTTGAATCACGGTTAATATCTAGGCAACTAAAAGGTGCATCCACAAAACTGTTAACTTAACTAAAAATAAGTGTCATCTTAACTGAAGCTCACACACAtaagaaaaatatttgaaagtcattaaccctttaggtgAGGGCAACTTTTTGATTTTGCAGGGTCGAAACTAAGAAATCGCCTTTCCCACTAAATATACTCTAGCATTGTGATGGGTAAGGATATATGTAAGTATTAATTTCACTTGAAAGAGACAGGACTCATGAAATGTGTAAGCCTGTGGTGACTGGTGCTGCGGGCTAACACCATTTCAGTGCCGAGGAGTGTCCAAACGTGGatggggcaggttggcacactgattgaggttggttggcacatacaTTCCCTATGACTATTTTGTGACAAATCTATAAACGGGATGCGCATCACCCATCCTCTATACATTATATACTAACGATTGCCAAACATCTTCAGCTACCTATTTTAAATATGCTGATGGCACAGCAATCGTTGGCACAGCCTGTAGAAAGACAACTTTGTACAGGTCAATGTAGAGAAAATGGTGTACAGATAGAATGGGTCTCATCTTACAAATATTTGGGAATTAAAATAGACAATAAGTTGCGTTTTAATCAGTGTGCACAGACCAAGTGCTTTTGAGCTCTGCATAACGCCGAAGTAGCCTGGAAAAAGCGCCGCCATTGTTATGGAAGTCTATGGGAGTGTCGCCACCTGGTCGCCACTCTGTTTTACTACCGCTTtgaccccgaccagtaggcacggctgatgtgcccttgagcaaggcacctaacccctcactgctccccgagcgccgctgttgttgcaggaagctcactgcgccatgattagtgggtacctcactgtgtttactgtgtgggtttcactaattcacagattgggataaatgcagagaccaaatttccctcacgggatcaaaagagtatttatacttcaGACCAAACCAGAGCTGAATGCTTCAGCAaaggccgtcactgaaaagctgtgaatgtcgttgaacacagctgttctcacattagctgattgcgataaacattaaccattgttgcctaattaccaattattcattacacctgtgtgtagtattgTAATAAATCTGCTTGGTAGGAAAAGGTCCCCCTCTAGCGACCCCCTTTGTCCCTTCCCCCAGGTAGACAACTCAGAGAATGTGTAGACCCCACACCACCACGGACGGTACAAAAGTAGCTTTATTTATTTCCACAAACACAGCCAGGCAGCTCCGGACATTATAATTAATCAACTGACATGATTTGGGGGATCCTCACTCCCAATCCGTGCAAAACAGCAATCCAATAAAACACAGCAATTCATAAACACCACAAAGAGGAAACATCTCCATTCGGGTATCACAGCACACCATTCCAGTGTTCTCAATAAAAGGTTCCCGCAACCCAGTCACTAATAAATTATATTGCACAAAAGCTATCCGACTTTCAattataaaaacagacacagatacatatTAGTCAAATGAGTTATTAAAAGGGAGACTTCCCTGCTCCCTGAGACCCTCCCCTGGGGGCCTGATGGCAAGGGACAGCGAATCGAACTTTCAGGTGGCCAGCGAGGTTCCAGTATGTAAATTCCCGTGTGTAAGTTCCAGTATGTAATTCCAGTGTGAAAGTTCTAGTCTGTAATTCCAGTATGAAAGTTCTGGGGAGTTCGTGCAGGGGCTCACGAGTCCAGTAGTCCAACTCGCCCGCCAGTCGCGGCGTTGGTCTAGGTTTTAACAAAGGCCTATACTAAGGTTTCCTCCCCCCCTACAGCTATCTTCACTGGCGGCGATCCTACTGACCGCGACCAGCACAATTCGTACCCTGTTTTGACCAACGCTCCCCCAGCGTTTCGCCTGGACGCTCTCTCTCGCACGTTGCTCCTCTGCATGCTCATATTGTCTCCTACCCAGGTGAGTCCAATTAGGGCAATTAGGCATCAAACGCTCCCTCATCATCTCCAGGCATTGCCCCCTCAGTTCACCACACTATCtacttttttttagtgtttttcatatatagtattttgcagtagcctatttttaaaatacaaaaatacacaccaataaagtattttgatacaaaatacaaaatacaaagccaTTTGATGACAtataggttaatactgtatttcaccagttagggcaccaaaattgCCAGCAGCGGCACtctgtagcctatcttgacatgtctatgttttgggttgcaatatacaggtatataggtgggctctctgttatttttaatgagtaggcctaagcctaaagttacagcatttctatcacaattgaccagactttgacctttggtctgcttttaccaaaattctggctataattgttccttgtattgcatcatgagccatcactgtgcctattgcattctactgttgttagccttaagcctagctcagtcattatgttataccacatcgccctccattagaagtgcaatgagctgcattgagcataataaactgcatttagaattccaaattcatatttctagatattttggtgaaagtaactcaaaagtaatacaatagtagtgtaatgccttacaattcagatacataatgtaacaaattactttgaaatgacagtaatgagtaatacataatacattacgattttgaagtaacttgcccaacactgatgacaaccatcactttctatgtatgtttttgtttgtgcgtgtgtgtgtgtgtgtgtggagggtcaatcaaattctatgattgccactgatgtgaatgatctcacaaatcacacaaaccaaatcaagttttaaaaaatcgcaaaagtatcgaaattgagattcttcacttagtattggtattgaaacaacaatgttggtattgtgacaacaggagttggggatgcgtccccaccaaagctgagaccaaacctacgcccttgtcacggattgggataaatgcagagaccaaatttccctcacaggataagagtatttatacttatactattgtCTTTTcatgtctctgtttctctgtaatGTTTATAAtgtggtaggcctatgtctactgtttgtctgttttgtcatctgttttgagtagcctagcctatattttGTGAGACATCAACAAAGCCTTACGGCAGTGTGATagagcacttcaaacaaaagcaaaatgAGTAGCCTACCGCAAGGAGCCTAGGTGTTCCAACCAACCCcgactacagtagcctagatgTGCCAACCAACCCTGTGCCTGGGGCAGGTTGG from Alosa alosa isolate M-15738 ecotype Scorff River chromosome 4, AALO_Geno_1.1, whole genome shotgun sequence carries:
- the si:ch211-207e14.4 gene encoding interleukin-17 receptor D isoform X2 — encoded protein: MQTRPTTVNFNGMRCGSDLENLFGSLTLFATLALRQILMWRNTLIFYVSLLLHSGSLQEQIYPQNCIRKGEFEGEYCRITQEEVKAVLNLPSSVSFPFGGCVPWPCNFFLGVTPDICQHYVQRPQNVVIEFLPNPDPKHETAIISWNPSKYGIAFLRGFQVSLHALGGAQVACQLFLVQQNQSLTPSHSQRVYYSDPFPILTLDTQYAVTVMALPVPEEWDEFYQKRLFSTRTCPEKNGLAKCKKDWYPTYIVIEQNGHDVNVTFNLAPPNLQLNQYFSSCYGGGQRTYTTLQPDIKKNHTHFTYRLPRLLYSGVNYTCEIAVDVVDAVRKKFYVEISPREDPSQLLPEINPLTSLIPLGIILAVTLATLLAVMCKRKRDKLTKKYATPVNACPDIYQQFLVKPEEPCVAVTTPVQNSMPPSLLIVYSGTDGPAHVRVVLHLAAFLQRHMAIKVFLDLWESLSLMEEGVLGWYCKKIVESDYVLVICSPGLHLRPQEKKDVPEEEDPPDQNMSSAIVAMIGEELCRTKARGQDLSRYMTAMFDYSKETDMPVVFSLASHYNLTTDLPLLFSHLHGLALQQPGACLRIEHISEDYSRLPAGEALQRAILEATSELSEQQECEDEKGPAITTTTTHGFIS
- the si:ch211-207e14.4 gene encoding interleukin-17 receptor D isoform X3, which codes for MEQIYPQNCIRKGEFEGEYCRITQEEVKAVLNLPSSVSFPFGGCVPWPCNFFLGVTPDICQHYVQRPQNVVIEFLPNPDPKHETAIISWNPSKYGIAFLRGFQVSLHALGGAQVACQLFLVQQNQSLTPSHSQRVYYSDPFPILTLDTQYAVTVMALPVPEEWDEFYQKRLFSTRTCPEKNGLAKCKKDWYPTYIVIEQNGHDVNVTFNLAPPNLQLNQYFSSCYGGGQRTYTTLQPDIKKNHTHFTYRLPRLLYSGVNYTCEIAVDVVDAVRKKFYVEISPREDPSQLLPEINPLTSLIPLGIILAVTLATLLAVMCKRKRDKLTKKYATPGGKCVKYATPVNACPDIYQQFLVKPEEPCVAVTTPVQNSMPPSLLIVYSGTDGPAHVRVVLHLAAFLQRHMAIKVFLDLWESLSLMEEGVLGWYCKKIVESDYVLVICSPGLHLRPQEKKDVPEEEDPPDQNMSSAIVAMIGEELCRTKARGQDLSRYMTAMFDYSKETDMPVVFSLASHYNLTTDLPLLFSHLHGLALQQPGACLRIEHISEDYSRLPAGEALQRAILEATSELSEQQECEDEKGPAITTTTTHGFIS
- the si:ch211-207e14.4 gene encoding interleukin-17 receptor D isoform X1, coding for MQTRPTTVNFNGMRCGSDLENLFGSLTLFATLALRQILMWRNTLIFYVSLLLHSGSLQEQIYPQNCIRKGEFEGEYCRITQEEVKAVLNLPSSVSFPFGGCVPWPCNFFLGVTPDICQHYVQRPQNVVIEFLPNPDPKHETAIISWNPSKYGIAFLRGFQVSLHALGGAQVACQLFLVQQNQSLTPSHSQRVYYSDPFPILTLDTQYAVTVMALPVPEEWDEFYQKRLFSTRTCPEKNGLAKCKKDWYPTYIVIEQNGHDVNVTFNLAPPNLQLNQYFSSCYGGGQRTYTTLQPDIKKNHTHFTYRLPRLLYSGVNYTCEIAVDVVDAVRKKFYVEISPREDPSQLLPEINPLTSLIPLGIILAVTLATLLAVMCKRKRDKLTKKYATPGGKCVKYATPVNACPDIYQQFLVKPEEPCVAVTTPVQNSMPPSLLIVYSGTDGPAHVRVVLHLAAFLQRHMAIKVFLDLWESLSLMEEGVLGWYCKKIVESDYVLVICSPGLHLRPQEKKDVPEEEDPPDQNMSSAIVAMIGEELCRTKARGQDLSRYMTAMFDYSKETDMPVVFSLASHYNLTTDLPLLFSHLHGLALQQPGACLRIEHISEDYSRLPAGEALQRAILEATSELSEQQECEDEKGPAITTTTTHGFIS